The following are encoded together in the Mammaliicoccus vitulinus genome:
- a CDS encoding MogA/MoaB family molybdenum cofactor biosynthesis protein yields MSIVDRIERDIKVAILTVSDTRTKETDKGGQLVQDYLKPLNVNLSDENYQIVKDDIASIQSQVTKWLNAELDVIITTGGTGISQRDVTIEAIKPLLEKEIEGFGELFRYLSYTEDVGSRALLSRAIAGTKGKQVIISIPGSTGAVKLAMEKLITKEINHLVHELNK; encoded by the coding sequence ATGAGTATCGTTGATAGAATCGAGCGAGATATTAAAGTCGCAATATTGACTGTAAGTGATACGAGAACGAAAGAAACGGATAAAGGTGGTCAACTTGTTCAAGACTATTTAAAGCCTTTAAACGTTAACCTCTCTGATGAAAATTATCAAATTGTTAAAGATGATATCGCATCAATTCAATCTCAAGTTACGAAGTGGTTAAATGCAGAACTTGATGTCATCATCACGACAGGTGGAACTGGCATAAGTCAGAGAGATGTAACGATTGAAGCAATTAAACCTTTATTAGAGAAAGAAATTGAAGGTTTTGGTGAATTATTCAGGTATTTAAGTTACACAGAAGATGTAGGTTCTAGAGCTTTGCTTTCTAGAGCAATTGCTGGAACTAAAGGTAAACAAGTCATCATTTCTATTCCAGGATCAACCGGTGCTGTTAAATTGGCAATGGAAAAGCTCATCACTAAAGAAATCAATCATTTAGTACATGAGCTTAATAAATAA
- the moaC gene encoding cyclic pyranopterin monophosphate synthase MoaC produces MSDFTHFNEQGHAKMVDVSDKETSTRIAIANSSIKVNQTIYNQIKNATNKKGDVLGTAQIAGIMAAKNTSQLIPMCHPLQLTGIDIEFDWDNEHSYTLNISATVKTKGQTGVEMEALTAASVTALTIYDMCKAVDKGMIIGETYLSHKSGGINGDFNRQ; encoded by the coding sequence ATGTCTGATTTCACACATTTTAATGAGCAAGGCCATGCAAAAATGGTCGATGTTTCTGATAAAGAAACAAGTACACGCATTGCAATCGCAAACTCTAGTATTAAAGTTAATCAAACCATTTATAACCAAATAAAAAATGCAACTAATAAAAAGGGAGATGTACTTGGTACAGCTCAAATTGCAGGTATTATGGCTGCTAAAAATACGAGCCAACTCATACCAATGTGCCATCCTCTCCAATTAACAGGTATTGATATCGAATTTGACTGGGATAATGAACATTCATACACATTAAACATCTCTGCTACTGTTAAGACAAAAGGTCAGACAGGTGTAGAAATGGAAGCATTAACTGCAGCAAGTGTAACAGCTTTAACGATTTATGATATGTGTAAGGCTGTAGATAAAGGCATGATCATCGGTGAAACGTATTTATCACATAAATCCGGTGGGATAAACGGTGATTTCAATCGACAATAA
- the glp gene encoding gephyrin-like molybdotransferase Glp: protein MSVEMRTPIPVKEAIESVIQVVKHKEPFTLSVEESLNYILAEDVQATYDIPRFNKSPYDGFAINSQDSQGATGDNRIAFKVVDHIGAGTPSNVKLKNGEAVRIMTGAPIPDGADAVVMFEQTVENEHGFTIRKSFEQGENISFKGEECREQDIVLDKGQQINSGVIAVLATFGYQHVKVFQKPTVAIIATGSELVGPKDPLEPGKIRNSNGPMIEALCRDINIETTTYEIQEDNLQGCIDIVKKAMMQHDIVITTGGVSVGDFDYLPKVYEAIDAEVLFNKVQMRPGSVTTVAYKDNHILFGLSGNPSACYSGFHLFTKPAIQKMMAAQEIYPVIIEAILNEDFKKANPFTRFIRAKISFSNDGVYAAPSGFNKSNAVVAIVKSNGMIILPSGTRGYAEGDKVKVLLTDHQSYERALNL, encoded by the coding sequence ATGTCAGTTGAAATGCGAACACCAATACCTGTTAAAGAAGCAATAGAAAGCGTCATTCAAGTCGTAAAACATAAAGAACCCTTTACGCTATCTGTAGAAGAAAGCTTGAATTATATATTAGCTGAAGATGTACAAGCTACGTATGATATTCCAAGGTTTAATAAATCACCATATGATGGATTCGCTATAAATAGTCAAGACTCACAAGGGGCCACTGGAGATAACAGAATTGCGTTTAAAGTTGTTGACCATATTGGAGCTGGCACACCATCAAATGTAAAACTGAAAAATGGGGAAGCTGTTCGAATTATGACTGGTGCGCCTATACCAGATGGCGCTGATGCAGTTGTCATGTTTGAACAAACGGTGGAAAATGAGCATGGTTTTACCATTCGTAAGTCTTTTGAACAAGGTGAAAACATTTCATTTAAAGGTGAAGAATGTAGAGAACAGGATATTGTCTTGGATAAAGGACAACAAATCAATAGTGGCGTTATTGCTGTATTAGCAACTTTTGGATACCAACATGTTAAAGTTTTTCAAAAGCCTACAGTAGCTATCATTGCAACAGGAAGCGAGTTAGTAGGTCCAAAAGACCCACTAGAACCAGGAAAGATTAGAAATTCTAATGGTCCAATGATAGAAGCCTTATGTCGTGATATAAATATTGAAACAACTACATATGAAATTCAAGAAGATAATCTTCAAGGGTGTATAGATATCGTGAAAAAGGCAATGATGCAGCATGACATTGTAATAACAACTGGCGGTGTATCTGTAGGTGACTTTGATTATTTGCCGAAAGTTTATGAAGCAATCGATGCAGAAGTGTTATTTAATAAAGTACAAATGAGACCAGGTAGTGTAACGACGGTAGCGTATAAAGATAATCATATATTATTTGGTTTATCTGGTAATCCATCTGCATGCTATTCAGGGTTTCATTTATTTACGAAGCCGGCTATACAAAAAATGATGGCAGCTCAAGAAATTTATCCAGTCATAATAGAAGCGATACTTAATGAGGATTTTAAGAAAGCTAACCCTTTCACGAGATTTATAAGAGCAAAAATCTCATTCTCTAACGATGGTGTATATGCGGCACCATCTGGTTTTAACAAATCAAATGCAGTCGTTGCAATTGTAAAAAGTAACGGCATGATTATATTACCGAGTGGGACTAGAGGATACGCTGAAGGTGATAAAGTAAAAGTATTATTAACCGATCATCAATCATATGAAAGAGCATTGAATCTATGA
- the mobB gene encoding molybdopterin-guanine dinucleotide biosynthesis protein B, producing MKCLQIVGYKNSGKTTLINKLIKVCHDNQLTVSTIKHHGHGVEDISMDHKEVDSLSFMKNGAQESIVLGKQLMERVTKVDKSLEQIIAEDLSVIPDILLIEGFKHEQYPKVLLTKEADTLEKELENVIYSLNAFDIEENKIFIKWFQNWLEKE from the coding sequence ATGAAATGTTTACAAATAGTAGGGTATAAGAATAGTGGTAAAACAACTTTAATTAATAAATTAATTAAAGTATGCCATGATAACCAACTAACGGTATCGACCATCAAACATCATGGACATGGCGTTGAAGATATTTCAATGGACCATAAAGAAGTAGATAGTTTATCTTTTATGAAAAATGGTGCACAGGAAAGTATAGTTCTCGGTAAACAATTAATGGAGAGAGTCACTAAAGTAGATAAATCATTAGAACAAATAATAGCTGAAGATTTATCTGTGATACCAGATATACTTCTAATCGAAGGATTTAAACATGAGCAGTATCCAAAAGTATTATTAACAAAAGAAGCGGATACTTTAGAAAAAGAATTGGAAAATGTTATATATTCATTAAATGCGTTTGATATTGAGGAAAACAAAATATTTATAAAATGGTTTCAAAATTGGTTAGAAAAAGAGTAG
- a CDS encoding molybdenum cofactor biosynthesis protein MoaE — protein MKQFEVVHAPINPEEYREWTLNEKQGAIVVFTGHVREWTQGIKTEYLAYEAYVPMAEKKLSQIGDEICERWPGTIVAIAHRIGELQISDIAVVISVSSPHRHDAYEANEYAIERIKEIVPIWKKEIWEDGEEWQGSQKRYHSSIKMEGE, from the coding sequence ATGAAACAGTTTGAAGTTGTTCACGCTCCTATAAATCCAGAAGAATATAGAGAATGGACATTAAATGAAAAACAAGGTGCAATTGTTGTATTCACAGGTCATGTTCGAGAATGGACGCAAGGTATTAAAACTGAATATTTAGCTTATGAAGCATATGTACCAATGGCAGAGAAAAAATTGTCACAAATAGGTGATGAAATATGCGAGAGATGGCCAGGAACTATTGTGGCAATTGCGCATCGAATTGGTGAATTACAAATTTCTGATATTGCCGTTGTTATTAGTGTTTCATCACCTCATAGACATGATGCGTATGAAGCTAATGAATATGCAATTGAAAGAATTAAAGAAATAGTCCCTATATGGAAAAAAGAAATATGGGAAGATGGAGAAGAATGGCAAGGCAGTCAAAAAAGATACCATTCTTCGATTAAAATGGAGGGTGAATGA
- the moaD gene encoding molybdopterin converting factor subunit 1 — MKVLYFAHLKEIMNINEEQISLNEAYSVLKFKQYLIEKHPELKDETFQIAVNEEFVQDTNVVSDQDVVALIPPVSGG; from the coding sequence ATGAAAGTATTGTATTTTGCTCATTTAAAAGAAATAATGAACATAAATGAAGAGCAAATCTCTCTTAACGAGGCATACTCTGTGTTAAAATTTAAGCAATATTTAATTGAAAAGCATCCTGAATTAAAGGATGAAACTTTTCAAATTGCTGTAAATGAGGAATTTGTGCAAGATACAAATGTTGTATCAGATCAAGATGTCGTTGCACTTATTCCACCAGTTAGTGGAGGGTAA
- the mobA gene encoding molybdenum cofactor guanylyltransferase MobA, producing the protein MIAIILAGGKSSRFGSPKALATISGEVFYEKIIRTLNQTNLFEKIVISSSEELKDSFDYQDIVVDLPEYENNGPLGGIYSVMQQYDTECYFVIACDTPKITEKAISHLYQFFISRVMEEQLDIAGYEADGKKMPILAFYSHRVVEDIKDALDQEEYRMKEIYQKKPSQWLNVDFINDPTNWYQNINYIEDLETTEL; encoded by the coding sequence ATGATAGCAATAATTCTAGCTGGAGGAAAATCCAGTAGATTTGGTTCGCCAAAAGCATTAGCAACAATAAGCGGGGAAGTATTTTATGAAAAAATCATTCGAACTTTAAATCAAACGAATTTATTCGAAAAAATCGTTATTAGTTCTAGTGAAGAGTTGAAAGATTCGTTTGACTATCAAGACATTGTTGTAGATCTTCCTGAATATGAGAACAATGGACCTTTAGGCGGTATATACAGCGTGATGCAACAATATGATACAGAATGCTACTTTGTTATCGCTTGTGATACACCGAAGATAACAGAAAAAGCAATTAGTCATCTGTATCAATTTTTCATATCACGCGTAATGGAAGAACAGCTAGATATTGCTGGATATGAAGCTGATGGTAAGAAGATGCCGATATTAGCTTTTTACAGTCATCGTGTAGTAGAGGATATTAAAGATGCTCTAGATCAAGAAGAGTATAGAATGAAAGAGATATATCAAAAGAAACCTTCACAGTGGTTAAATGTAGACTTTATTAATGATCCAACGAATTGGTATCAAAATATTAATTACATTGAAGACCTAGAAACAACGGAGCTTTAG
- the moaA gene encoding GTP 3',8-cyclase MoaA, with protein MNQPIKDKLGRPIRDLRISVTDRCNFRCDYCMPKEIFGDDFVFLPKQELLSFEEIVRLSKMYSTLGVEKIRITGGEPLLRRNLYKLIQELNNIEGIEDIGLTTNGLLLKKHGLKLYQAGLRRVNVSIDALDNELFKSINNRNISASQILEQIDYAVSIGLKVKVNVVIQKGINDQEILPLVQYFKDKNIIVRFIEFMDVGNDNGWNFDKVVTKKEMLDEIASTFEIEPVDANYFGEVATYYRHKDNGAQFGLITSVSASFCSSCTRARISSDGKFYGCLFAEKNGYDIKSELRSGKTDDEILSILKHLWNIRDDKYSDERTEATVARRKNNKINMNYIGG; from the coding sequence ATGAATCAACCTATCAAAGATAAATTAGGAAGACCGATTAGAGATTTAAGAATATCTGTTACTGATCGTTGTAATTTTCGCTGTGATTATTGTATGCCAAAAGAAATATTTGGAGACGATTTTGTATTTTTACCTAAACAAGAATTGCTGAGCTTTGAAGAGATTGTAAGGCTTTCTAAAATGTATAGCACTTTAGGTGTTGAAAAAATAAGAATTACGGGTGGAGAGCCACTATTAAGACGTAACTTATATAAATTGATTCAAGAGTTAAACAACATCGAAGGTATTGAAGATATAGGTTTAACAACAAACGGCCTTTTATTAAAAAAGCATGGTTTGAAATTATATCAAGCTGGGTTAAGAAGAGTCAATGTTAGTATAGACGCGCTTGATAATGAGTTGTTTAAATCTATTAATAATCGAAATATATCGGCATCTCAAATACTTGAACAAATTGATTATGCGGTCTCTATTGGTTTGAAAGTTAAAGTTAATGTTGTCATTCAAAAAGGGATTAATGATCAAGAAATATTGCCACTCGTTCAATATTTTAAAGATAAAAATATTATTGTGAGATTCATTGAATTTATGGATGTAGGAAATGATAATGGATGGAACTTTGATAAAGTAGTAACTAAGAAAGAAATGCTGGATGAAATAGCGTCAACATTTGAAATAGAGCCAGTAGATGCTAATTATTTTGGCGAAGTTGCAACGTATTATCGTCATAAAGATAACGGTGCACAGTTTGGACTCATTACGAGTGTGTCTGCTTCATTTTGTTCATCATGTACGCGAGCAAGAATTTCATCAGACGGTAAATTTTACGGATGCTTATTTGCTGAGAAAAATGGATATGACATTAAGTCCGAATTAAGAAGCGGTAAAACAGACGATGAAATATTATCTATATTGAAACATTTATGGAACATTAGAGATGATAAATATTCAGATGAACGTACAGAAGCTACCGTAGCGAGACGAAAAAACAATAAAATTAATATGAATTATATAGGCGGATAA
- a CDS encoding SDR family oxidoreductase, protein MNIFLTGATGFVGAELIQSLAKDLHKHFYVLYRSNHKKMLLLEKLDPSFHSRIHFVYGDITNECCDVNDHDINNIPQIDKFYHLAALVKFNFELADELYHINYIGTKHALDLAERLQTKHFLYVSTAYTVGKKDKAEETLHSLESPTHNPYEATKIKAEHIVAQCTTMATSIIRPAIIIGDSKTGEADSNFTLYGFMKALKVFKRKVQRQQDNNSYRLFGDASHSSNFVPVDYVVDVLTVACDYAENHKIYHATNNNPPSNDFIFQTIKHHLDFHQLEVAPLTEINTITDDERVLNSFIDVFAPYFSKSIEFNDDNTAAMMEKAGQSTLNLTDDTLDMIIGMYFKK, encoded by the coding sequence ATGAATATCTTTTTAACTGGTGCAACGGGATTTGTAGGTGCTGAGTTAATACAATCACTTGCAAAAGATTTACACAAACATTTTTACGTATTATATAGGTCTAATCATAAAAAAATGTTATTACTAGAAAAATTAGACCCATCATTTCATTCAAGAATTCATTTTGTATATGGGGATATAACAAATGAATGTTGTGATGTTAATGATCATGACATTAACAATATACCTCAAATAGATAAATTTTATCATTTAGCTGCATTAGTGAAATTCAACTTTGAATTAGCAGATGAGCTATACCACATTAATTATATTGGAACAAAACATGCTTTGGATTTAGCTGAACGATTACAAACGAAACATTTCCTTTATGTCTCAACCGCTTATACAGTTGGCAAAAAAGACAAAGCTGAAGAAACATTACATTCACTTGAGTCGCCAACACATAACCCTTATGAAGCAACAAAAATAAAAGCAGAACACATCGTGGCACAGTGCACAACTATGGCAACTTCAATCATTAGGCCAGCAATTATTATAGGAGATTCTAAAACTGGAGAAGCGGATTCTAACTTTACTTTATATGGTTTTATGAAAGCATTAAAAGTATTTAAACGTAAAGTTCAAAGACAACAAGACAATAATTCATATAGATTATTTGGAGATGCGAGCCATTCATCCAATTTCGTTCCAGTTGATTACGTTGTTGACGTACTGACTGTAGCGTGTGATTATGCTGAAAATCATAAAATATATCATGCAACCAATAACAATCCGCCATCGAATGATTTTATATTCCAAACAATTAAGCATCATTTAGACTTTCATCAATTAGAAGTTGCGCCTCTTACAGAGATTAATACAATTACAGATGATGAAAGAGTTCTTAATAGTTTCATCGATGTATTCGCACCATACTTCTCAAAGTCCATTGAGTTTAATGATGACAATACAGCAGCAATGATGGAAAAAGCAGGACAAAGCACATTGAACCTTACAGATGATACTTTAGATATGATAATTGGAATGTATTTCAAAAAATAA
- a CDS encoding multidrug effflux MFS transporter: MNEQKMAKPSLFLIIILGLLTAFGPFSIDMYLPALPEISRDFDTTTSNTQLTLTLFMVGLAIGQVFVGPLSDFIGRKKPLMVALIVYTIASILCVFAPNIYIMMALRFIQGFTGGAGAVISRAISSDLYQGKALTKFLAILMLVNGVAPILAPVLGGIILSFSTWKMVFILLTAFGLMMFSLSSLKLSESLPEEKRSSGRISEVLSDFKNLLKSPKFLMPLFIQGCTYVLLFSYISASPFITQSVYNISPLSFSWMFAFNGLGLILSGQIINKLVDHYDEHLLMRLFGMIQIFGVIIVSITLINGWPIWLLMIGFFILVSPVSAIGATGFSIAMSNNKGGAGSAASLLGLSQFLFGGLVSPLVGINGEHDVFPYVFTIVIVSILLIILYFINSKVFRAS; the protein is encoded by the coding sequence ATGAATGAGCAAAAGATGGCAAAGCCGTCACTGTTTTTAATTATTATTCTAGGTTTGTTAACAGCTTTCGGACCATTTTCAATTGATATGTACTTACCAGCTTTACCTGAAATTAGTCGTGATTTTGATACGACGACTTCAAATACTCAACTAACGTTAACGCTATTCATGGTAGGATTAGCGATTGGACAAGTATTTGTTGGTCCACTCTCAGACTTTATTGGTCGTAAAAAGCCATTAATGGTTGCTTTAATTGTTTATACAATCGCATCTATTTTATGTGTGTTTGCACCAAATATATACATTATGATGGCATTAAGATTTATTCAAGGTTTTACAGGTGGTGCAGGAGCAGTTATTTCCCGGGCAATATCAAGCGACTTATATCAAGGTAAAGCGTTGACGAAATTTCTAGCTATTTTAATGTTAGTCAATGGTGTAGCGCCTATATTAGCGCCAGTATTGGGAGGTATTATTTTATCGTTTTCAACTTGGAAAATGGTGTTTATTTTGTTAACAGCTTTTGGGTTAATGATGTTTAGTTTGTCATCATTAAAATTATCAGAATCTTTACCGGAAGAAAAACGTTCATCAGGTAGAATAAGCGAGGTTTTAAGTGATTTTAAAAACCTACTAAAAAGTCCAAAGTTCTTAATGCCTTTATTTATACAAGGCTGTACATATGTATTACTCTTTAGTTACATATCTGCTTCACCGTTTATCACACAGTCTGTATACAACATTTCACCTTTGTCATTCAGTTGGATGTTTGCCTTTAATGGACTTGGATTAATATTATCAGGTCAAATCATCAATAAATTAGTTGATCATTATGACGAACATCTATTAATGCGTTTATTCGGTATGATTCAAATATTTGGAGTCATTATCGTCTCAATAACACTGATAAATGGTTGGCCAATATGGTTGTTGATGATAGGGTTCTTCATACTTGTTAGCCCAGTTTCAGCAATAGGTGCGACTGGATTTTCGATAGCTATGTCCAACAATAAAGGTGGCGCTGGAAGTGCTGCTAGTTTATTAGGATTATCTCAATTCTTGTTTGGTGGTCTAGTATCACCATTAGTAGGTATTAATGGCGAGCATGATGTCTTCCCATATGTCTTTACGATTGTTATTGTTTCTATTTTACTGATCATATTATATTTCATAAATAGTAAAGTTTTTAGAGCATCATAA
- a CDS encoding VOC family protein, whose amino-acid sequence MPLYFDHIIHYVNGIASIDFPNHHIKSIQGGKHTELGTYNQLSYIDLHYIEWIDVFDQPLAQSYAQTEEGRLSFANTFKVRNVCEGFKRICLRTNDIHKVKEHLMQFELDVVGPIEMSRTKPDGTVINWQLLYLDDDSDLDLPFIIQWGESDEERKSALKAYFHHDLSIEGVTVQVKNIKKTSENWQSWYGLVVFEEDEQYVNLGFTDDNVVITLEKNNDEQYTTLSLNSAHIKKETRTFYKGAYYLFKPNLHKH is encoded by the coding sequence ATGCCTTTATATTTCGATCATATTATTCACTACGTAAATGGTATAGCATCAATCGATTTTCCTAATCATCATATTAAAAGCATTCAAGGTGGTAAGCATACGGAGTTAGGTACTTATAATCAGCTGAGTTATATCGATTTACATTATATAGAATGGATTGATGTATTTGATCAACCTTTAGCACAATCTTACGCTCAAACAGAAGAAGGTAGACTAAGTTTTGCCAATACTTTTAAAGTGCGTAACGTATGTGAAGGATTTAAAAGAATATGCTTGAGGACAAATGATATCCATAAAGTAAAAGAACACCTTATGCAATTTGAACTTGATGTAGTAGGACCAATAGAAATGTCGCGCACAAAACCTGATGGCACTGTTATCAATTGGCAATTACTCTATTTGGATGATGATAGTGATCTTGATTTACCTTTTATTATTCAGTGGGGTGAAAGCGATGAAGAAAGAAAGTCTGCACTCAAAGCGTATTTTCATCATGATTTATCAATAGAGGGTGTAACTGTTCAAGTGAAGAACATCAAAAAAACGAGTGAAAATTGGCAATCATGGTATGGTCTAGTAGTATTTGAAGAAGATGAACAATATGTTAACTTAGGATTTACTGACGACAATGTCGTGATTACGTTAGAGAAAAATAATGATGAACAATATACGACGTTATCATTAAATTCTGCACACATAAAAAAAGAAACGCGCACTTTTTACAAAGGCGCGTACTACTTATTTAAGCCTAATTTGCATAAACATTAA
- a CDS encoding lipid II:glycine glycyltransferase FemX, with product MKKMNITHEQHDEFVKQHPNGDMLQLTKWAESKKLTGWYSRRIAVGDGETLTGVAQLLFKKVPKLPYTLCYISRGFVVDYKDETSVKVLFELSKEMARNEKSYAIKIDPDIEVDQSEGVLEYLTSLGFEHKGFEDGLSKSYIQPRMTMITKIDQPEEDLMQSFDKRNRSRVRNSLKRGTELIIGNRDDLKIFAQIMEETGERDNFLTRDVSYFENIYDHLHPDGDCELFLVKVVPDNVLKDLFKERDALLEEKEKLTNRRQTKKVVNQLNDAEEKLGNFEKRIQEMEELKEQKPDGVYLSGGILIFSGKKSYYLYGASSNEYREFLPNHRMIIEMMRFAKEKGADKFDFGGTDNDPDQDHEHYGLWAFKRVWGTYLSEKIGEFDYVLNKPLYTAIEKVKPAVSTYKRKIEKKIKRK from the coding sequence ATAAAGAAAATGAATATCACTCATGAGCAACATGATGAATTTGTAAAGCAACATCCAAATGGTGATATGTTGCAACTTACAAAGTGGGCAGAATCCAAAAAGCTTACAGGTTGGTATTCTCGTCGTATAGCTGTTGGTGACGGCGAAACGTTAACAGGAGTCGCACAACTGTTATTTAAAAAAGTGCCAAAATTACCATATACTTTATGTTACATATCTAGAGGTTTTGTTGTGGACTATAAAGATGAAACTTCTGTTAAAGTACTATTTGAATTATCTAAAGAAATGGCGAGAAATGAGAAAAGTTACGCAATCAAAATTGATCCAGACATAGAAGTGGACCAATCAGAAGGTGTGCTTGAATATTTAACATCTTTAGGATTTGAACATAAAGGGTTTGAAGATGGCCTAAGCAAATCTTATATTCAACCACGTATGACTATGATTACGAAAATTGATCAACCTGAAGAAGATTTAATGCAAAGTTTTGATAAACGAAATCGTTCACGTGTAAGAAACTCTTTAAAACGAGGAACAGAGTTAATTATTGGGAATCGTGATGATTTAAAAATCTTTGCACAAATTATGGAAGAAACAGGGGAAAGAGACAATTTCTTAACGAGAGATGTGTCATATTTTGAAAATATTTATGATCATTTACATCCTGACGGTGATTGTGAGTTATTCTTAGTTAAAGTTGTTCCTGATAATGTGTTGAAAGATTTGTTTAAAGAAAGAGATGCATTATTAGAAGAAAAAGAGAAACTTACAAATAGAAGACAAACTAAAAAAGTTGTTAACCAATTGAATGATGCGGAAGAAAAATTAGGCAATTTTGAGAAACGTATTCAAGAAATGGAAGAATTAAAAGAACAAAAGCCAGATGGTGTTTATTTATCTGGAGGCATACTTATATTCTCCGGTAAGAAATCATATTATTTATATGGTGCTTCATCAAATGAATACCGCGAGTTCTTACCAAACCATCGTATGATTATTGAAATGATGCGCTTTGCGAAAGAAAAAGGTGCTGATAAGTTTGACTTTGGTGGTACAGATAATGACCCTGATCAAGATCATGAACATTATGGCTTATGGGCATTTAAGAGAGTATGGGGAACATACTTAAGTGAAAAAATTGGTGAGTTTGATTATGTATTAAACAAACCACTATATACAGCGATTGAAAAGGTTAAACCTGCTGTCTCAACTTATAAGCGTAAGATTGAAAAGAAAATCAAAAGAAAATAA